AGGCATATTCTTCCTGGCCCGATTCACTCTGAAATCTGATGTTGGACCCTTTGGCAAAATTCTGGCCCAGAAAATGGGAAGTGCCGGCCTGGAGCGCCCTTTTGTCCTGCATCATGGCCTCAATGCAGGTGGTGTCATCTGCTCCGGGGAACCGTTCGGATTCACTCTTGCGGCCTTTGACGACCGGCATGGCCAGGTGCTCTTCAACAAACTTGGCGTAAAGTTCCAGCATCTGAAGAGTACGGTCCATGGCCTCATCTTTGGTGGCATGGGCCGTATGCCCTTCCTGCCATAAAAATTCACTGGTCCGCAAAAACATGCGCGTACGCATTTCCCAGCGCACCACATTGGCCCACTGATTTAAAAGGATCGGCAGATCTCGGTAAGAGGAGGTCCATTTAGACATGGACTCACCGATAATGGTTTCGGATGTAGGCCGGACAATCAGCGGCTCGGTGAGTTCACCGGCCGGTACAAGCCCGCCGTTTTCACCCTTTTCCAGTTTATGATGGGTGACAACGGCACACTCTTTGGCAAAGCCTTCCACATGCTCGGCCTCTTTTTCAAGATAGCTTAGGGGAATAAATAATGGGAAATAGGCGTTTTTTACCCCGGTCTCCTTGAACATGGCATCCATCTGTCTCTGTATATTCTCCCAGATGGCAAATCCCCAGGGTTTAATCACCATACATCCGCGGACCGGCGAGTTTTCCGACATGTCCGAGGCTTTTACCACCTCCTGGTACCACTGGGGATAATCTTCTTCCCGTGTGGGGGTGATGGCAGTCTTAACTTTCTTTCCCATTTATTTCCTCCGCATTTAGAGTCATTGCGTCAATCTCTTTTATCAATTCATCCACAAGACATGCTTGGTCAATTTTACGGACAACTTTACCCTTTTTAAACAAAATTCCCTTACCGTCACCGCCGGCAATACCGATGTCCGCTTCTTTGGCTTCGCCCGGACCATTGACCACACATCCCATAATCGCAACTTTAATCCGTGCTGTGCGCTCAAGTAAAGCTTTTTCTACCTGTTCGGCAATTTTAAACAAATTTATTTTACACCGTCCGCAGGTGGGACAAGAAATAAGCTCCGGACCCCTTTGGCGCAGGCCCAATGCCCGCAAAATTTCAAATCCGGTACGGATCTCTTCCACCGGGTCCCGGGTCAGGGAAACCCGGATGGTGTCCCCGATGCCTTCGGACAGCAGCATGCCGATGCCGATGGCAGATTTGGTGATACCGGCATAAAGGCCGCCCGCCTCGGTCACTCCCACATGAAAGGGCACATCAGTCAATGGCGCAAGCTGCCGGTAGGCCTCCACGGTACGTTCCACATCCGATGCCTTCAAAGAAACCTTAATATCATAAAACCCCAAATCTTCTAAAATCCGGATATTGGCAAGGGCGCTTTCCACCATTCCCTTGGCCGTTACACCGAACTGTTTTTCGATCTCTTTCTCCAAAGACCCGCCGTTTACTCCGATACGAATGGGAAGCTTATGGGCTTTGGCACAATCCACCACAGCTTTTATTTTATCAGCCGAGCCGATGTTGCCCGGATTGATCCGCAGCCCATCTACGCCGGATTCGGCCGAAGCGATGGCCAGGCGCCAGTCAAAATGGATGTCGGCAATCAAAGGAATATGAATATTCTCTTTGATTTCTTTTAATGCCTTGGCCGCCTCCATATCCGGCACGGCTGCCCGGACAATGTCGCACCCGGCCTTTTCCAGGGACAATATCTGATTTACAGTGGCTTGCACATCCTGGGTCTGGGTGTTGGTCATGGACTGAACCGAAACCTGTGCATCAGACCCCACAGGCTGTGACCCCACCTTTATCTGCCGGGTTTTCCGGCGTTCTTTGAGCAGCGGCATAATTAAATCCTTATTTTAAAAAGCAAATGCCTGCATCGCGATCTGCCGGATGCAAGCATATATTTATAGTCGATTAAACTACCATATTGGGATAGTTTTTTTCAAGACGTTGATGCCGGATCGAAGTCCGGGATAGTGGTATAAAGCCAACAGGATCTTGAAGCCCTATCATGTCGGTGCAACGGTGTGTAACCTAATCATAATTTTTCCCCAAATTATGTAAGCGATTGGGCATTGAAAGCTTATTTGCAACCTGCATTTAAATTGAATTATAGGCCATCGAACAATCCCGCCTCTTTGCAAGCCTTCAAAAACGGTTCTTTTAAAAAATTTGCTTCGGCATATGGTTTTTTCTCGGCGCTTCTGGAGAGTGTTTTTAAAAAATCATCTGGTTTCCGGTTGTCTTCCTGCCACTCATCAAGCACTTGCTCAATCCAATATTTGCCGTCGCTCTCTCCACAGCATTTGGCTTTATATCGTTCCCGGATGCCATAAACATCATCCCAGGTATTGATCTGTTCCTGCAACGCCTCCGGTCCAAAGGATATTTCGATGTCCTGCGGCTCGATGTTTTCCCAATCCTCACACTCCAATTTCAGGCTCAGTTCAATTCTATGGGAATTGGCCGCGTAAGGATAAAATGATTTCCGTTTTCCGTTTGTTTGGGTTAGCAAAGGATCTTTCGAGTTGTATGCAGGATCTTTGGTGAGTTTATAAGAACTGTTGCACTCATGGCATGCCGGTGCCAGATTTTTAAAATTAATCGAATTAAACGGATATATGCCTTTTGGCAGATAATGATCATATGCTTCTCTTTTGCTGTGATACACGCTTTTAACGTCATGAATGCCGCAGAAGGGACATTTACCTTTTTTATTTTTCGTCATAAAGGCGTGGTAGTGATCATCTATGCTTCCAATTTTCTTTTTTACATCCGCCAGGCCTATCAATTTCTGTGAGTAAAGCCCCTTAAAAAAGTTAGAGAGCTGCCCTGCAAGCTCGGGGTGGAAAGCTTCGAGTTCACTGTACCGGACCGTAGAGATAGACCGATCATTACAGCAAATTTTCTCAATCTCATTATTCGCCGCATACCATGAGGCAAGTTCCGTAATCTGAGCGTTGGTAAGGTTTGAAAAAATTTGATAGATACGCTCCACATGCCCATTGAAAAAATCTGCACCCTTTGTATCCGAATAATGAAACGCCTCTACCAACTCTTTCAATTCAGGCAGATCATCAAACAGGGTAAAGCTATAGGGGCCTGACACAGGGGCCTTGCACCAGACTTCAAAAAAAATAAAATCTAAAAAATGCTTCAGTATTTCCATGGGATGCGGAACATAGACATACGGAAACAGCATCACTCTTTATCCTTTTCCATACTGTCGAGCAGGGTTTTGGTAAAAAGAACCTTCTCGATTGAATCCCCGAGCCGTTGATTGACCTCTTCAAGAAGCGTTTCTTTGTCTTCTCCGGCTTTAAATCGTTCTTTCAGTGTATTCAAAATTTCCTGGGCATAGCCGCCGATGGTCTCTTTTTTATCAAAAGTTTTCATGGTGATCTTGTTGATGGAAGCGCCAAGTGTATTGTAATCAGGCCGTTTAACAGTAACGATCTGATTCTCTTTTTTAAAAATCATCACTTTCTCAGGCTCACTGTCTGATATCAGAAACGGGGTGTGGGTGGTGATCAGCATCTCCCGGATGGTCTTTCGATAGGAAGAGGCAAAGCAGTCCCTGATTCGTGAAATCAACTTTGACCGCCAGTCCGGATTGAAATGGGTTTCCGGCTCGTCCAGCAGAAACAGCGCATTTTTATCTTTGAACAGCAGGCAAAGCCCCAGGGTGTGCAGAAATTGGTGTTCCCCGTCGGAGAGAGATTTGGCATAAACAGGATCAGTCACCCCTTGTTTGAACAGGACCAGATCTTCAAACCGGATTATCCGTTCATTTAAAGCCGGTACCGGCACGGTTTCATTCACATAAAGGCTTTGGGATCTGTACAGATCTTGTTTCAGCCTATCACTGACCGAATACAGGTTCAAAAAAATCAGGGTCTGGAAACTTTGGAACAAATCAATTATGCCGAAAAAATGGTTTTGAAACGCCTTTTTAGTTTCCGGCGTCACCCAATAATCCAGAACCAGGGAATCGGTTTCATTATCGTAAAATGAACAGGTTGCGCAGTGGGTCAACCGGTCAATGATGCCGATTTTCCGAATTGATCCGTCTTTGAAATGAGATTCTTTCTTTAACCCGGTTGTTAATTCGACCATAAAATCGGACCGAAAATCAGATATTGATCCCTTAAAATATTCTATAGCCTCTTCATCGTCAGAGGTAACACGATGATGCTGCCGGATAATAATCCGAAATTGCTTCAAGCCTTCCACACCCACATCCCGCTTGAATGGGGCCAGGGCCTCTTCATCCTGAAATAAAAAATTGCAGATCAAGACGGCCTGGCTCATCTGGGTATCCAGAAAGGCCATACCGCCTTCAATGCCGGGATAATCCGACTGCCGGGTAAGATGATAAAGGTACGTATCATAATTGATGAACCGCATCTTAAAAAACGGGAGGCTTAAAATCTCATTTTCCCCGGATGAATAGGCCAGAACATATTCAGGCAGCATTTGGGCGGCCTCGGTTCTGGACAGGGGCTTGTCCGCATCCACAGCCGGATGATCGAGCAGGTACACCCTGGCGCTGCTGCCTGGAACCTTGACGATCTTAATATGGACCAGAACTTTGTGATCTCCGTATTCCGGACTCACCGGCGGGAAGGTCATGTATTCCAGCTCGAAGGCATCGGGCACGGATTTCTCGTCCCGGAATCCTTGCGGGTTTTCCTCTTCGTCATAATCAAAGCCCTCCGGGCGGATGGTCAGGTACTGGCACGCCAAATGGTAAAAAATGGCGGCCAGGGCTTCGAGTACGTTGGATTTCCCGCTGCCGTTTGGCCCGGCCAGAACATAAGGCGCAAACCCTCCCCGGCTTTCGCTTCGATCCCATTCGGTTTGAAAATAGAGCTCAAATCCCTGCTGTAGACACCGAAACGGCTCGTTTATTTTCAACCGCAAAAGGATCATGAGACAGAGCGGATCTCCATGCGGTTTTCCTGCTCGTTAAACACCTGGACGACCCTACCCTGGGCCAGCATTTCAAAGAGCCAGTCCCGGAACAGGTCGTAATCGGCCACGCCCAGGCGAGGTGCATCTTCATCCATGACGTCAATAAGCTTTTCTTCTGCTTCCAACCAGAAATTGTCCAGGAACAGTGCGCCGTTTTTCGCATCGGATATAACCCCGTTAAACAGGCGGTGCAGAATTTGCTCCCGGGTTTCCGGCGTTTTATCCGGTTTGTCTTGAACTGTCAGTACCGATTCCCCGACTTGAGGCACAACCGTTTTAATATCCTTTGATTTCAAGTCCACCGTGGTTGGAATCCGGCTGAGGTCCAGTTCACCATTGAAGGCTTTCTGGCTCAGTGCACCATACAGGGTTTCAAGATCGTTGAAACTGTTTTGGTATTTATCTTTTAGGATTTCGATTTTTTCTACGATGGCAGCGAATTGATTTTGAAATTCTATCGGAGGGCAAATTATTCTAATTGCCTTCAGAGCTGTTTGATTTATTTTAAAAATTCCACTGGTCGTTCTCGCGCATAACTCTATCTGAGATCTAATAAACCGAGTTTTCCAAAGCTGATCAATGAAGGATTTGTTAATCTTGTCCGTGCTTATTGTTAAACTAATAATCGTATCAGGAAATATAATGTCTGTATCTTTACCCTTAAAAAAATATCCTTTTCCAACAAGATTAATATTTCCGTTCCCCCGGCAAACCAAAAAATCATTCTCAGTTGGATAATAATTTTTTATTTCCCCATTGAAAAAAGCTTCTTTAAATATTTCACGGAAATTATTCCCAGTAATTGAAGACAACGTAAAGACTTTACCTTTTACTCTTCCGTTTTTGGAAGGAGACAGACCATTCTTATATTTATCTACGAAATCATCAATGGGCTTTTGGTCCCATCGCTTCTCATTCCAAACCGGATCACCAAACATTTCCAGAAAAGTGCTTTTCAACAACTCATCCAGATCTGCGATGCTCTTTTTGCGTCTGGCAATCAGGGATTCTACTTTGGATAGAAGTGTGGCGATTCGGGTTTGGTGATCTAAATCCGGCGCACCATTTTTAAAAGGAATTGGAACTTTTATTTTTTTAAGAATATCTTGAGTTATTGATTTGAAGGTTGAACCCGTACCCAAATTAGCGATTCGATCTTCATTTATTTTGAAAAAATAATAGAGGTAACCAGCATGGATACCTGAACGGGGCCTGATGGCTGATAAGCCTCTACCGATAATTGATAGTCTATCACATAAATTTACAGAGCCTACCGGTGCTCGAACAGAGATTAAAATATCTCCAGGTTCAGCTTCTTTTCGTTTTTCACTGTTACACCACATCCTAACTTTGGGATATTTTTCTTGGAAATCGGCTTTTCCTTGGAAAAACGGCAAGCCATCTTCAACACTATTATACGTTTTTGAAGGTGGCGATTGGCCAGCTATTACATCAGCTATTTCACCAAGCTGTACTCTTTTCATCCCACCATCCCCTTCAACGCCAGCAACTCTCGCACAATCCCACTCTCGACTTTCATCAAATCAATTTCATCCATATCTCCCACCTCATTGGCAATCAGCCGGTCCAGGATCGTGGACGGTTTTTCATATTCGATTTCTTCAAACACCATCTCCTTGTACCGGCTGGGGGACAGATCATACTTCTCATCTTTAATCTCCTGGTAGGGGACAAAAAAGCCTTTGGGGTTTTTGCGGTCCGTGTCCGTTTCGGGGTCCCGGGTGTTGAATTTGGCCACTATATCCTGAAGATCACCGGACGTATCAAGCTTGTTTCGCTTGTCATCCAGAGAATAGCCGTCTGATTCCATTTCATAAAACCAGACATTCTGGGTGGCGGGCTCGGTGACTTTATCCTCTTTATCATAGACTTTGGTAAAAACCAGAATAGCAGTGCTGACCCCGGCATAGGGTTTGAACACCCCGCTGGGCATGGTAATGACCGCCTTGAGTTCACAGCGATCCACCAAGATCTTCCTGGCCGCCACAAAGGCTTTACCTGAGCCGAACAGCACGCCCTGGGGCACGATAACACCGGCAGTTCCCCCTTTTCGGAGCATCCGTACCATGGTTTCCACAAATAAGAGTTCGGTCTTGGTGGTGGACAGGGTTAAATCCTCGTTGATGTCCCCCTTGTCAATGGAGCCGGTAAAGGGGGGATTGGCCATGATGATCTGGTACTGGTTGGGTTCGTTAAACCCTTTGCTCAGGGTATCCTTGTAATCCAGCAACGGCTCGTCAATGCCGTGCATCATCAGGTTCATCATGCCCAGGCGGATCATGGTGCTGTCGATATCATAGCCGTAAAGGCTTTGGTCCAGAATCTTTTTGGAATCCTGGTCATAGGCTGCGCTGACCGAGGTTCGGATAAAGCCGTCCTCATCCGGTTTTAAATCCCGGTTCCCTGCTTTTCCGGCGATATCCGTCACGATGTACTGATAGGCCCCCAACAGAAAGCCCCCGGTACCGCAGGCCGGATCACCGATTCGATTCCCAAGCTGGGGCTGAACCAGTTCAGCGATCAATTTAATGATATGGCGGGGGGTTCGAAACTGACCGTTTTTCCCGGCCGAGGCGATTTCAGAGAGCAGGTACTCATAGACATCCCCCTGGATATCCTGGAATGCCTGGCCTTTGTCCGATGAATCCTTTTCCATGATCCGGAAAATTTCATCAATGGTTTTGACCGCTTCCACCAGGAGCATGGGTTTGGGGATAATGAACACAGCATTTTTCATGTGATGGGTAAAGCCGGATTCCGCCCCGTTCATGTCCTTTAAAAACGGAAACACCTTGGTCTGGACATGGGTTAGCATCTCTTCAGCCTTCATCCGCTTAAAATGGCTCCAGCGCAGTGTGCTGCGATCCACCTCATGGGGTTCTTGATCCTTTTTAGGCTTGTCCCTGTGCTCGGGCGGCACCCAGACGTCTTCAAATCTTGAAATATAAGGCTCGCCGGTAAATTCGGCATCAGACTGCTTTTTTAAATCCATCTCATCCAGCCGTTTCATAAATAGCAGATAGGTAATCTGCTCGATGGCAGTAAGGGGATTGGATATCCCGCCGGCCCAGAACTTGTTCCAAAGCTGGTCGATCTGTGATTTTAATTCAGGATTATGTTGAAGCATGGTGTTTTCTTAACTCTCTTTTATTTTCCAGTGCCCGCCTTTATCCGGGCCGATGCGCTCAAGAAGGCCATTTTTTTTGAGCTGTGCAATCTGCCATTCGATGCCTTTAGGTGTCAGTCCCGTCTCCTCGGCCAGCCGGGCCGTGGTGATATCCGGCGTTTCACGGATTAACTCAAGGATAATCTCCCGGGTTTTCTTCCTAGTTTTCTCCCGGGGTTTCACCCTAGTTTTCTCCCTAGGTTTTTCCGCATCCCGTGGGGTTATATAACTTGGCCTTGAAAATACAAGGGAAAACAACGTATCGTATTCGATTTTTACCGGGGGGCAGTTTTCGTTTTTAAGGGCTTCATAAATGCGCTCAATGCCGGTGCCCATCTTTTCAATATAGTCGCACCGTAACAGCAGGGCTGCGATATTGGGGTTGCGGCAGACACTTCGTTTACCAAAATCCCTTTCCGGTAAGCCCCTTGGCAGACCGCCGGGGTTATGAATTTCCACCCGGTCATCAAAAACTTCCACCATGACCTGGGCACCCTGTTCAAAATAATCCCGGTGGCAGACGGCATTGACCACGGCTTCACGCAGGGCCACTTCCGGCAGTTCCAGGATCTCCCGGCGACGGGGGCTGTCGTTGGTGATCTCCCATCGAAGCTGGAGATGCTTTTTTAAAAACAGCAGGGCATCTTCAACATTTTCAAGGATATTGCCGGTCAGCTCCTTGCGATCAAGGATATAGGCTTTGGTCGTGCCTTTAAAAAGGGCGCAGACCACATTGACATAGGGCTGTCTTGCTGCCGGATCTTTAGCAAAAAAGAGCGTACCGGTCTGGTTCAAGTAGAACCGGCCCTCTTTTTCGTCACCGGCCCCGAGATTGAAGAGCAGATTTTCCGTGTCGCCTCTCTGGGTAATGCCGGAGAGAGATAGAAAGTGTTCCAGTCGGGATTGATCAACCACCTCTTTCCAATCCAGATCCATCCTAAGCTGCTGATCAAATCGCACCTTTCCTTCGGACTGGATAAAAGCGGTGATATCGGCGGTACTCATCTTATGAGAGCTGGCACCGTTTCTCAAATAAAAACCTTTGGCGCATCGGTGGGGGCGGTTGGCCCCTTCGGGTACATGGATGACAACGATTTTTTGTTCCGGCAGTTTTTCAATGAAGATGGCCACCGGGGGATCGCAAGCCGCTGCCATGGTTTCGATTTTGGAAAAAAGGACATTTGAAAATTTGCAGCCCACAACCTGGTTATCGTCATCTACGCCGATAAAAACCCGGCCGCCCGAAGCATTGGCAAAGGCCACAAGTTCCTTTGCCAAATCCGCGTTTACATTCTGCTTGAACTCCAGGGTGTAGCCTTCCCCTTCTTCAAGCACCAGGGCCAATTCTTCAGGCGTTGTTTTCCTGCGGATCATGCGGCCAGCTCTGCGGTCAATGCCAATATCTCATTGATAACGGCCGGACTGAATACCCCCCGGATGCCCTGGGGATGAATCACGGTAAAGGGGGACTGGATCAGATCTTTTTTCTCTACTTTTTCCCGTTCAAGGATGAATTCCTTGAGCAGCCTTAAAAACTCCAGTTGTCTGGAATTCAGGTCCGTATGTGATTTGATGAACTGATCAAATGCTTTTGTGACGGTATGAGAAAACGATTCAAGGCGTTCAACCCCTAAAATATGGCGGATGAACTGAATAAAATTGGCATTGGGACGTTGATACACTTTTTTCAACAACTCTTCGGTAATATGGGGATGGGCATCCGTCAAAACGTCAGCCAGGGTCTGGATATCGGTTTGAGAAACCGGCTTCTTTTCTTTAATTTTTAAAAGCACCGGGTTGTTTTCCACCAGCGCCAGGATTTTTGCCTCCACCATCTCCTTATACCGGGTAATGCTGACAGCCTCATGCTCAGGCCCGAATTCAACATATTCTTTTTGCTTTACCTTGTCTTTGAGATCCAGTTCAATGGGTGATACCGGGTTGTCTTTTTCTCTGAATTTCATCAAAGGGCCAAGCTTTTCCACAAGACGATCCAATGCGTCATCGGACACATTTTTCCAATAGCTTTCTTTTTGGGACTGCTCAATCAAATCCTGTTGCCGTCTTACAATATGCACGGACAAAGGCAGTTCGCCGATCTGGGCGATGACTCCGGATCTTAAGACATCAAACCGACGTTTATCATTGGAAAACCGTGCAATAGAGACCTCAAGTACATCCTTTTCAAACCGCATGGCCTTGAAGTCCGTATCGGAAACAGTTCTGAACAGTGGTTTGATCTGAGTGCGTAAAAATTCAAATTTTTCCTGGTTCGGCTGAATCCAGAAATTGTCTTCTGCCAAACGATTTAACGGTACTGCCGCCTCTTTGATGACCACAGAGGATGCCGGCAGTTGATCAATCTGTCGTCGAAGGATCTTAATTTCTTTTTGGGTAATGTCTTCTTCGGCAAGGTGCATCGCTGTTTCAATTTTGTCCAGTCTGATACCAAACAGCCTGACCGGCAGCGGCAGGCCCGGATCAATCTTTTTGCCTTCCGGCGTCAGCTTGAAATACTCAAAATTATCCCAGCAGTCCATGATCAAAAAGATCTGCTTTTCAAGGCACCAGGGCTTGGCTTTGGCCGGTTCCAGAAGACGGGTACCCCGGCCGATCATCTGCCAGAACTTGGTGTAGGAATAGACCGGCTTGGCAAAACAGAGATTGACGATTTCCCGAACATCAATGCCTGTGTCCAGCATATCCACACTGATGGCAACCCGGGGCATATCCTGATTGGTAAACTGATCTAAAAGGCCTCCTTTTCCATACACTCTGGGGTCATCGGACACCATCACCTTGGCAAGCTCCCCATTGTATTGCGGGAAAAGGGTATCAAACACCTCTTCCATGCGCCGGGCATGGGCCTTTGAAGAACAAAAGAAAATGGTCTTTCCCGGCAGCACCCCGTTTTGATCCTTGATGCATTCTTCCATGAATTCTTTCACAATCAAGGTATTGGTTCCCCGGTTGATCACCTGTTTTTCAAGCTGGGTGCCTTCAAAATTGATCTCTTCGATATCCACGCCGTCCAGCAGCAACTTTTTTTGATCTTCCAACGCAATGGTTCGTTTACTGATGCCATCTGCCTGGAATCTGGTCTGAATTTTCATCACATGGAAGTTACTCAGGTACGGCGGTGTATTGTTAACCGCCTCTTCAAAGGTATAGGCAAATGTCGGCAGCCCATTCTCACAATCAAACAGGGAAAAGGTATTGTGGTCAATCAAATCCGTGGGGGTTGCCGTCATCCCCAGATTAATGGTCTTGAAATAATCCAGAATTTCGCCGTAGGTGTTGTAAATGGAGCGATGGCTTTCATCAATAAATATAAAATCAAAAAAATATGGAGATAAATACTTGTTCTCATTGCGAATGATGTTGAGCATGCTGGGATATGTGGAAACATAAATTCTGCGATCCATACGTATCAGCTTTTCCCCCACATTGGGCCATCTGGGCTCGTTGGGCAAATGCTCTTTAAAGGCATCCAATGCCTGCTCCCGCAATGCGATACGATCCACGAGGAACAGGATTCTTTCCGTATGGCCTGCCCGCATCAGGGCATCAACCAACGCAATGCTGGTGCGGGTTTTTCCGGTACCAGTTGCCATGACCAGCAGAAATGATCGTTTCTTTTTCTCAATGCCTTCAAGAACGGAACGGATGGCCCGAATCTGATAATCCCGGCCGGCAATCTGCGTGTTTATCAATTCCCGGGTAAGCGGTTTATGATTTTGCCGGATATAATTCAGCCGCTCCAAATCATCCAGCGTGGGGTAGCCGATAACTTTTCGGGGTGGATAGTTTTCAAGGTCCCAAAAATAAATTTCCAATCCGTTTGTATAAAAACAGAACGGCAAAGATCCACAAGTTCGCTTCTGAATATTGTAGCAATACTGTTTTGCCTGCTCTCTGCCAATGCTTGCATCCTTACTCGTTTTTTTTGCTTCCACAACAGCCAGGGGGGTACCGTTTTTCCCCAAAAGAACATAGTCGCTGAACTGATGGCCCTGATAAGGTGTTTGTGTCTCGGCAACGCCCTCAGGAAGATCAACAAGGATATCGTATTCCTGTACAACCTGAGTGGGATCATCAATATTCCATCCAGCCTTTTCAAGCTGTTTGTCAATCAACTCCACCCTTGTCTGTTGCTCTGTTTTCATACCGGATAATTTTTCAGTTTAGTCGGACTTTATCAAAATAGTATATTCACCAATTGGCTTGTAGAAAATTCATGGGAAGATGACATTTTGAACCCCAACGTTTAATCATCGTCAAATCAAATAAATATCATATAATTGGCTGTTACGCTCCCTTGTTTTTTTACATGTATCTTTGTATTGTGCGTTTTAATATGAAAAAATCCTCAAAAAACAGGCTCACCATACATCAGCAGGCGTTATTTCCCAAAGATACCCTGTTTGATAAAATTGCAAGGGCGGTATGCCGGTCACAGACGCTGCCGAGAAAAGAGCTTTACGAAGCATGGGAGGTGGCAAAGCGGATCAGAAGGCATTTCCGGGG
This window of the uncultured Desulfobacter sp. genome carries:
- a CDS encoding DEAD/DEAH box helicase family protein, with translation MKTEQQTRVELIDKQLEKAGWNIDDPTQVVQEYDILVDLPEGVAETQTPYQGHQFSDYVLLGKNGTPLAVVEAKKTSKDASIGREQAKQYCYNIQKRTCGSLPFCFYTNGLEIYFWDLENYPPRKVIGYPTLDDLERLNYIRQNHKPLTRELINTQIAGRDYQIRAIRSVLEGIEKKKRSFLLVMATGTGKTRTSIALVDALMRAGHTERILFLVDRIALREQALDAFKEHLPNEPRWPNVGEKLIRMDRRIYVSTYPSMLNIIRNENKYLSPYFFDFIFIDESHRSIYNTYGEILDYFKTINLGMTATPTDLIDHNTFSLFDCENGLPTFAYTFEEAVNNTPPYLSNFHVMKIQTRFQADGISKRTIALEDQKKLLLDGVDIEEINFEGTQLEKQVINRGTNTLIVKEFMEECIKDQNGVLPGKTIFFCSSKAHARRMEEVFDTLFPQYNGELAKVMVSDDPRVYGKGGLLDQFTNQDMPRVAISVDMLDTGIDVREIVNLCFAKPVYSYTKFWQMIGRGTRLLEPAKAKPWCLEKQIFLIMDCWDNFEYFKLTPEGKKIDPGLPLPVRLFGIRLDKIETAMHLAEEDITQKEIKILRRQIDQLPASSVVIKEAAVPLNRLAEDNFWIQPNQEKFEFLRTQIKPLFRTVSDTDFKAMRFEKDVLEVSIARFSNDKRRFDVLRSGVIAQIGELPLSVHIVRRQQDLIEQSQKESYWKNVSDDALDRLVEKLGPLMKFREKDNPVSPIELDLKDKVKQKEYVEFGPEHEAVSITRYKEMVEAKILALVENNPVLLKIKEKKPVSQTDIQTLADVLTDAHPHITEELLKKVYQRPNANFIQFIRHILGVERLESFSHTVTKAFDQFIKSHTDLNSRQLEFLRLLKEFILEREKVEKKDLIQSPFTVIHPQGIRGVFSPAVINEILALTAELAA